One window of the Archangium primigenium genome contains the following:
- a CDS encoding FG-GAP-like repeat-containing protein: MNPALRASLVFALLSSACTPEGGDDLPLEGGVGFCDSLSPLTLTTDASRIRVNQSLLLKASGGSGSYRYRIEPGGSSGQLNGSNFVAGATPATDTLVVEDQRCPGDARVQVEVIAAFGVAPARATLKPGTSFQVEVRGLLGPPVFTLRDSQAGSGITESGLYTAGAKEGLDLIEVRDGLKGDLVELRFEVKADAELRGDPAFLALPSGSSAPLGAVGGSDQVRWTKVSGPGEVVAGRFSVGAQEEGTAVLEGWDRFTQQRTNMSVRVLKDLGHPTQAHGQLTDLSSIVTGDFDGDGLMDVAVGRPESDLSRPQGGAVFIYKGSTAGLPSQPTWTLTGDSDAARFGDTVLAGDLDGDGRPDLAVAAPGASLTITNSGAVFLYRFGDKGPEPLGAPLSNTGRGAFGTGLALADVDGDKDLDVVVGSPAGDLAPTSTLSARGIIDVYLLAHGQPVPAQANFRMGGINLTQEGKFEARRSTDLGRAVAVGDLNGDGRPDMAALSKLWRYDTGNTDKLQQAVAVYFGRADGSPLRSSPDLFITPSVLTDTNEGNWKLAVLPAEGSRPTVLAVLADRSDSPDLRTRGGLQALSDAGVVLLFDLSTHTFKGDPSDAPPQIKRDAAWAQLYGDTAGGVGGRGWTVMDVDGTPGAELLMGIPYFSPTTPLRMAGKVIVHPLATLKKGDALNKPLMVLQGLERSDTYGVGLAAWPLKDGAGTELPGLVVLAARASAMDQGLAFTGRLDAFTKAGETLDKWNRTSTMLPARPSVERYGEVVAVAQGTKSAVALVGSPGWAGSGVNGDGNDLNVGRAWAVALNDAVGALVDEGASSPLWRGRNVGTDVDFSDFNGDGRPDTVVGAPGFTGPGTNARNTEITPYYAKEDASCLLAGNQGSGGVLVALGQADGSFKPAYRLWGQGDISGCTPAGATCQRRSIGRAVVGGFDFNGDGKEDIGALRNNGFELFLGRAPDDTSLAKLTMVCAPAYTSPYFAQQTSAPVAFGDLDGDGCDEVGWRYADGASSGIVILFGADATRCKRRAPVQLWLADKEAQGNFLGLGLSTTRAGRLQGSARPDFIATTATNFSYQGQTQQVVLLFSTARLKTELTAMEAASETKRVLKASDFIEDVLVSQSRAVGFGAVIRGGADLTGDGVDDLVVSAPNASIASDGGGAVFVFAGGPRTTGALSPWLTLTGDVTERANFGQSVNFVAAKKDAKGAILQPPALVVGAPLSYRTGTRNGAAFLVPLGF, translated from the coding sequence ATGAATCCTGCCCTCCGTGCGTCCCTCGTGTTCGCGCTCCTGTCCTCGGCCTGTACTCCGGAGGGGGGCGATGACCTTCCCCTGGAGGGCGGGGTGGGGTTCTGCGACAGCCTGTCCCCACTGACCCTCACCACGGATGCCTCGCGCATCCGGGTCAACCAGAGCCTGCTGCTCAAGGCCTCGGGCGGCAGTGGCTCCTACCGCTACCGCATCGAGCCGGGCGGCTCCTCGGGACAGCTCAACGGCTCGAACTTCGTGGCCGGCGCCACGCCCGCCACGGACACGCTGGTGGTGGAGGATCAGCGCTGCCCCGGTGACGCGCGCGTCCAGGTGGAGGTCATCGCCGCCTTCGGCGTGGCGCCCGCGCGCGCCACGCTCAAGCCGGGCACGTCCTTCCAGGTGGAGGTGCGAGGCCTGCTCGGCCCGCCGGTCTTCACGCTGCGCGACAGCCAGGCGGGCAGTGGCATCACGGAGTCGGGCCTGTACACGGCCGGCGCCAAGGAGGGGTTGGATCTCATCGAGGTGCGCGACGGCCTCAAGGGCGACCTGGTGGAGCTGCGCTTCGAGGTGAAGGCGGACGCGGAGCTGCGCGGCGATCCGGCCTTCCTCGCGCTGCCCTCGGGCTCCTCGGCGCCGCTGGGCGCGGTGGGCGGCAGTGACCAGGTGCGCTGGACGAAGGTCTCGGGCCCGGGCGAGGTGGTCGCGGGCCGCTTCTCCGTGGGCGCCCAGGAAGAGGGCACGGCGGTGCTGGAGGGCTGGGACCGCTTCACCCAGCAGCGCACGAACATGTCCGTGCGCGTGCTCAAGGACCTGGGTCACCCCACGCAGGCGCACGGCCAGCTCACGGACCTCTCCTCGATCGTCACCGGCGACTTCGATGGGGATGGCCTCATGGACGTGGCCGTGGGCCGTCCGGAGAGCGACCTGTCCCGGCCCCAGGGCGGCGCGGTCTTCATCTACAAGGGCAGCACCGCGGGGCTTCCCTCCCAGCCCACCTGGACGCTCACCGGGGACTCGGACGCGGCGCGCTTCGGCGACACCGTGCTCGCGGGGGACCTGGATGGCGATGGCCGTCCGGACCTGGCCGTGGCCGCTCCGGGCGCGTCCCTGACCATCACCAACTCGGGCGCGGTGTTCCTCTACCGCTTCGGCGACAAGGGACCGGAGCCGCTGGGCGCGCCCCTGTCCAACACCGGCCGGGGCGCCTTCGGCACGGGCCTGGCGCTCGCGGACGTGGACGGCGACAAGGACCTGGACGTGGTGGTGGGCTCGCCCGCGGGAGACCTCGCGCCCACGTCGACGCTGTCCGCCCGGGGCATCATCGACGTCTACCTGCTCGCGCACGGCCAGCCCGTGCCCGCCCAGGCGAATTTCCGGATGGGCGGCATCAACCTCACCCAGGAAGGGAAGTTCGAGGCCAGGCGCTCCACGGACCTGGGGCGCGCGGTCGCGGTGGGGGACCTGAACGGCGATGGCCGTCCGGACATGGCGGCCCTCAGCAAGCTGTGGCGCTACGACACGGGCAACACCGACAAGCTGCAGCAGGCGGTGGCGGTGTACTTCGGGCGCGCGGACGGCTCGCCCCTGCGCTCCTCGCCGGACCTGTTCATCACGCCCTCCGTGCTGACCGACACCAACGAGGGCAACTGGAAGCTGGCGGTGCTGCCCGCCGAGGGCAGCCGTCCCACGGTGCTGGCGGTGTTGGCGGATCGCTCGGACTCGCCGGACCTGCGCACGCGCGGCGGACTGCAGGCCCTGAGCGACGCGGGCGTGGTGCTGCTCTTCGACCTGAGCACCCATACGTTCAAGGGCGACCCCTCCGACGCGCCGCCGCAGATCAAGCGCGACGCGGCGTGGGCCCAGCTCTACGGGGACACCGCCGGAGGCGTGGGCGGCCGGGGCTGGACGGTGATGGACGTGGACGGCACCCCCGGCGCCGAGCTGCTCATGGGCATTCCCTACTTCTCGCCCACCACGCCGCTGCGCATGGCGGGCAAGGTCATCGTCCATCCGCTGGCGACCCTGAAGAAGGGCGACGCCCTCAACAAGCCGTTGATGGTGCTGCAGGGCCTCGAGCGCTCGGACACCTACGGGGTGGGGCTCGCGGCGTGGCCGCTCAAGGACGGCGCGGGCACGGAGCTGCCGGGGCTGGTGGTGCTCGCCGCGCGCGCCTCGGCCATGGACCAGGGGCTGGCCTTCACGGGACGCCTGGATGCCTTCACCAAGGCGGGGGAGACGCTCGACAAGTGGAACCGCACGAGCACCATGCTGCCCGCCCGGCCGAGCGTGGAGCGCTACGGCGAGGTGGTGGCGGTGGCCCAGGGCACGAAGAGCGCGGTGGCGCTGGTGGGCTCGCCCGGCTGGGCCGGCTCCGGCGTCAACGGCGATGGCAACGACCTGAACGTGGGCCGCGCCTGGGCGGTGGCGCTCAACGACGCCGTGGGGGCGCTGGTGGACGAGGGCGCGTCCTCGCCCCTGTGGCGGGGCCGCAACGTGGGCACCGACGTGGACTTCTCCGACTTCAACGGGGACGGACGTCCGGACACCGTGGTGGGCGCGCCGGGCTTCACCGGGCCGGGCACCAACGCGCGCAACACGGAGATCACCCCCTACTACGCCAAGGAGGACGCCTCGTGCCTGCTCGCGGGCAACCAGGGCTCGGGCGGTGTGCTCGTGGCGCTCGGCCAGGCGGATGGCTCCTTCAAGCCGGCCTACCGGCTGTGGGGCCAGGGCGACATCTCGGGCTGCACCCCCGCGGGCGCCACCTGTCAGCGCCGCAGCATCGGGCGCGCGGTGGTGGGCGGCTTCGACTTCAACGGCGACGGCAAGGAGGACATCGGCGCGCTGCGCAACAACGGCTTCGAGCTCTTCCTCGGCCGCGCCCCGGATGACACCTCGCTGGCGAAGCTGACCATGGTGTGCGCGCCCGCCTATACCTCGCCCTACTTCGCGCAGCAGACCTCGGCGCCCGTGGCCTTCGGCGACCTGGATGGTGACGGCTGCGACGAGGTGGGCTGGCGCTACGCCGACGGCGCCAGCTCGGGCATCGTCATCCTCTTCGGCGCGGACGCCACCCGGTGCAAGCGCCGGGCGCCGGTCCAGCTGTGGCTCGCCGACAAGGAGGCCCAGGGCAACTTCCTCGGCCTGGGCCTGTCCACGACGCGCGCGGGCCGCCTGCAGGGCTCGGCCCGTCCGGACTTCATCGCCACCACGGCGACGAACTTCTCCTACCAGGGCCAGACGCAGCAGGTGGTGCTGCTGTTCAGCACGGCGCGGTTGAAGACGGAGCTGACGGCCATGGAGGCGGCCTCCGAGACGAAGCGGGTGCTCAAGGCCAGCGACTTCATCGAGGACGTGCTGGTGTCGCAGTCGCGCGCGGTGGGCTTTGGCGCGGTGATCCGCGGCGGCGCGGACCTGACGGGGGACGGGGTGGATGACCTGGTGGTGAGCGCGCCGAACGCCTCCATCGCCTCGGATGGCGGGGGCGCGGTGTTCGTCTTCGCGGGAGGGCCTCGGACCACGGGCGCGCTCTCGCCCTGGCTCACGCTCACCGGCGACGTGACCGAGCGCGCCAACTTCGGCCAGTCCGTGAACTTCGTCGCGGCCAAGAAGGACGCGAAGGGCGCCATCCTCCAGCCGCCCGCGCTCGTCGTCGGCGCGCCGCTGAGCTACCGCACCGGCACGCGCAATGGCGCGGCCTTCCTGGTCCCCCTCGGCTTCTGA
- a CDS encoding DUF1501 domain-containing protein yields the protein MKKNPETSAGRRSFLKAGAGFLGATLFGGMPFRSFAATAALRPADRCFVFVYFSGGWDQLLAFDPKDPAEFTAERVSETRILPGYSFTDARFPSQPIRPDVAGRGRSNIDFGPAVGDFANHYDLMTVVRGINMTTLAHEEGMRYFITGKRPIGAAARGSSTATEVVGQMSPAVPIPSIAMNVESYNEGYPGSANALRVNNRNDLLLTLGKTKVPLDSEMEKHLLDLNGQPITCEAAAYGAGGVGKTYATSREQMQQVLSSGLDTAFDFGFNDQEHADLRSAYNLTSTASYDQPAGRAALVATALKKGISQCVSINLVGGLDTHFGTQTSHAINQRSGFDALNLLVKDLRNSPHPSGGNFMDHTTIMVYSEFSRTPLINASSGRDHHLTNSCLLMGAGLKNNQVFGRSGNVAMTPAVVDLRTGVSDPNGSNILPEHIIATVLASAKLDYSITRVQPLQSLLA from the coding sequence ATGAAGAAGAATCCTGAAACGAGTGCCGGGCGCCGCTCCTTCCTCAAGGCCGGCGCGGGCTTCCTGGGCGCCACGTTGTTCGGTGGGATGCCCTTCCGCTCCTTCGCGGCGACCGCGGCCCTGAGGCCCGCGGACCGCTGCTTCGTGTTCGTCTACTTCTCGGGCGGGTGGGACCAGCTGCTCGCCTTCGACCCGAAGGACCCGGCCGAGTTCACCGCCGAGCGCGTGAGCGAGACGCGCATCCTGCCGGGCTACAGCTTCACCGACGCGCGCTTCCCCTCCCAGCCCATCCGCCCGGACGTGGCGGGCAGGGGGCGCTCCAACATCGACTTCGGTCCGGCGGTGGGCGACTTCGCCAACCACTACGACCTGATGACGGTGGTGCGGGGCATCAACATGACCACGCTCGCGCACGAGGAGGGCATGCGCTACTTCATCACCGGCAAGCGCCCCATCGGCGCGGCGGCGCGTGGCTCGTCCACGGCGACCGAGGTGGTGGGGCAGATGTCGCCCGCGGTGCCCATCCCCTCCATCGCGATGAACGTGGAGTCCTACAACGAGGGCTACCCGGGCAGCGCCAACGCCCTGCGCGTGAACAACCGCAACGACCTGCTGCTCACGCTGGGCAAGACCAAGGTCCCGCTCGACAGCGAGATGGAGAAGCACCTGCTGGACCTCAACGGCCAGCCCATCACGTGCGAGGCCGCGGCGTATGGCGCGGGGGGCGTGGGCAAGACGTACGCGACGAGCCGCGAGCAGATGCAGCAGGTGCTCTCCAGCGGCCTGGACACGGCGTTCGACTTCGGGTTCAACGACCAGGAGCACGCGGACCTGCGCAGCGCGTACAACCTGACCAGCACGGCGTCGTATGATCAGCCCGCCGGGCGCGCGGCCCTGGTGGCCACGGCGCTCAAGAAGGGCATCAGCCAGTGCGTGTCCATCAACCTGGTGGGCGGCCTGGACACCCACTTCGGCACGCAGACGTCGCACGCCATCAACCAGCGCTCGGGCTTCGACGCCCTCAACCTGCTGGTGAAGGACCTGCGCAACAGCCCCCACCCGTCGGGGGGCAACTTCATGGACCACACCACCATCATGGTCTACTCGGAGTTCTCGCGCACGCCGCTCATCAACGCCTCGTCCGGCCGTGACCACCACCTCACCAACAGCTGCCTGCTGATGGGCGCGGGGCTCAAGAACAACCAGGTGTTCGGCCGCAGCGGCAACGTGGCCATGACGCCCGCCGTGGTGGACCTGCGCACGGGCGTGTCGGACCCCAACGGCAGCAACATCCTGCCCGAGCACATCATCGCGACGGTGTTGGCCTCGGCCAAGCTGGACTACAGCATCACGCGCGTGCAGCCGCTGCAGTCGCTGCTCGCCTGA